A DNA window from Candidatus Deferrimicrobiaceae bacterium contains the following coding sequences:
- a CDS encoding NADH-quinone oxidoreductase subunit M: MTSVSQALMTNLLSVLIFLPLAGVFLLVFLPRENPRLLRNVTFAVTLAEFLLSLPVAILFDGSTAAMQFVQKAPWIPQYGISYHVGVDGISLWLLMLTTFLMPITILSTYTSVEKHVKEFMIFMLVLEVGMVGVFLAIDLFLFYVFWETVLIPMYFLIGVWGSDRRIYSAIKFFLYTFAGSVLMLVAIIALYFHHYEVTGLYSTDLLAMYALTIPVKLQFWMFAAFALAFAFKVPMFPFHTWLPDAHVDAPTAGSVILAAVLLKMGTYGFLRFAMPLFPVAAVDLMPVISGLAVIGIIYGALVAMVQKDMKKLVAYSSVSHLGFVMLGLFAFNLQGIEGGILQMINHGVSTGALFLIVGIVYERRHTRLIEEFGGLSKIAPLFAAVFMIVTLSSIGLPGTNGFVGEFLILLGAFKTARLLTVFAASGVILAAVYMLWMYQRVMFGKITNEENRHMTDLNAREVAYLLPILVMIFWIGVYPQTFLRKMDASVSAVVTRIEAKRQAALTGRPAGEPLLTRYFDVGK; encoded by the coding sequence ATGACATCCGTTTCCCAGGCCCTGATGACGAACCTGCTTTCCGTGTTGATCTTCCTCCCGCTCGCCGGGGTCTTTCTGCTCGTCTTCCTGCCGAGGGAAAACCCCCGGCTCCTGCGCAACGTGACCTTCGCCGTGACGCTCGCGGAGTTTCTTCTGTCCCTTCCGGTGGCGATCCTGTTCGACGGGTCGACCGCCGCGATGCAGTTCGTCCAGAAGGCCCCCTGGATCCCGCAGTACGGGATCAGCTACCACGTGGGGGTGGACGGCATCTCCTTGTGGCTTCTGATGCTGACCACGTTCCTCATGCCCATCACCATCCTGTCCACCTACACCTCCGTCGAGAAGCACGTGAAGGAGTTCATGATCTTCATGCTGGTCCTCGAGGTCGGGATGGTGGGGGTGTTCCTCGCGATCGACCTCTTCCTGTTCTACGTCTTCTGGGAGACCGTCCTCATCCCGATGTACTTCCTGATCGGGGTCTGGGGGAGCGACCGGCGCATCTACTCGGCGATCAAGTTCTTCCTGTACACCTTCGCGGGCTCGGTGCTCATGCTGGTCGCCATCATCGCGCTCTATTTCCACCACTACGAGGTGACCGGGCTCTACTCCACCGACCTGCTGGCCATGTACGCCCTCACCATCCCTGTGAAGCTCCAGTTCTGGATGTTCGCCGCGTTCGCGCTGGCGTTCGCCTTCAAGGTGCCGATGTTCCCCTTCCACACGTGGCTCCCCGACGCCCACGTGGACGCCCCCACCGCGGGATCGGTCATCCTGGCGGCGGTCTTGCTCAAGATGGGGACGTACGGGTTCCTGCGGTTCGCGATGCCGCTGTTCCCCGTGGCAGCGGTCGACCTGATGCCGGTGATCTCCGGGCTGGCGGTCATCGGGATCATCTACGGCGCGCTCGTTGCGATGGTGCAGAAGGACATGAAGAAGCTGGTCGCCTACTCCTCCGTGTCCCACCTGGGCTTCGTGATGCTCGGGCTTTTCGCCTTCAACCTCCAGGGGATCGAGGGCGGCATCCTCCAGATGATCAACCACGGTGTCTCCACCGGGGCGCTTTTCCTCATCGTCGGGATCGTCTACGAACGGCGGCATACGCGCCTCATCGAGGAGTTCGGGGGGCTCTCCAAGATCGCCCCGCTGTTCGCCGCCGTCTTCATGATCGTGACGCTCTCCTCGATCGGGCTTCCCGGCACCAACGGCTTCGTCGGCGAGTTCCTGATCCTGCTGGGCGCCTTCAAGACCGCGCGGCTGCTGACGGTGTTCGCCGCCTCCGGCGTGATCCTGGCGGCGGTCTATATGCTCTGGATGTACCAGCGGGTGATGTTCGGGAAGATCACCAACGAGGAAAACCGGCACATGACGGACCTGAACGCGCGGGAGGTGGCCTACCTGCTGCCGATCCTCGTGATGATCTTCTGGATCGGGGTCTATCCGCAGACGTTCCTGAGGAAGATGGACGCCTCGGTCTCTGCGGTCGTCACGCGGATCG